Proteins from a single region of Trichoderma asperellum chromosome 3, complete sequence:
- a CDS encoding uncharacterized protein (EggNog:ENOG41~TransMembrane:1 (i59-80o)) — translation MNKFKNQELDGKAFADIDDAELGKGLLEGSTDADTDTDTDTGTDRSTTSTSSRGWWYRWYKAIIGFSALLCASNLLTFWITASARPQCQATESVAEPPNLTPMLRDLNLKTIHVKFDSTFFSQGSRYRKPPSPETDAAWNYAGANFGYILIPEEHASESDLTTNNIHFAGGSDQAYMKGYPANVEVFHQIHCLNLIRKATWYNHDYYRKLGADEFRHPDKTLSVHVDHCIDSLRQRLMCTADVGLVPFFWVGDDGGTDPEFSRTHTCRDFETLHDWMMKHMVTPDSNHTLLPRPGDYRVDHFH, via the exons atgaacaAGTTCAAAAACCAAGAGCTTGACGGCAAGGCATTTGCAGATATTGATGATGCAGAGTTAGGAAAGGGTCTTTTAGAGGGCAGCACAGATGcagacacagacacagacacagacacagGCACAGACAGATCTACCACTTCTACGAGCTCACGTGGCTGGTGGTATAGATGGTACAAGGCTATTATCGGATTCTCAGCACTGCTATGCGCGTCCAACCTCCTTACATTCTGGATCACAGCTTCTGCAAGGCCTCAATGCCAGGCTACAGAGTCAGTGGCAGAGCCTCCAAATCTCACGCCAATGCTTCGAGACTTGAATCTCAAGACAATTCATGTCAAGTTTGATTCAACTTTCTTTAGCCAAGGGAGCCGCTATCGTAAGCCCCCATCGCCAGAGACTGATGCTGCTTGGAACTATGCAGGTGCCAATT TTGGATACATTCTCATTCCCGAGGAACATGCAAGCGAATCTGATTTAACAACTAATAACATTCATTTCGCTGGCGGTTCTGATCAAGCTTACATGAAAGGCTATCCTGCCAATGTTGAAGTATTTCATCAGATACACTGCTTG AATCTGATCCGAAAGGCGACGTGGTACAATCATGACTACTATCGAAAGCTCGGAGCGGACGAGTTTCGGCATCCTGATAAAACACTGTCTGTCCATGTTG ATCACTGTATAGATAGTTTACGTCAACGGCTCATGTGCACCGCCGACGTTGGGCTGGTTCCCTTCTTCTGggttggcgatgatggcggaACAGATCCTGAATTCAGTCGGACGCACACCTGCCGTGATTTTGAGACTCTCCATGATTGGATGATGAAGCACATGGTAACTCCGGACTCTAATCACACTCTGCTTCCTAGGCCAGGAGACTACAGAGTGGATCATTTCCATTGA
- a CDS encoding uncharacterized protein (EggNog:ENOG41~TransMembrane:1 (i31-53o)) translates to MEGKDEARDYIDYEEVGAPSHVRHTNRPSKLTVSVAILFVFAAVANLSVWIWVTRSPRNALDEEWNHCGRSSTEAMRRGCVMEPLFYGWMPRQCVYQELTDRYPVFEDRKWYLEQDMINEVDAAALWRGDNVKVYTHIYHGEHCMFQWRKIMFAMENQERYIDNKTISVHHSKHCADQITEGHIEGDDAVNEVELGFYRCRNALWAS, encoded by the exons ATGGAAGGAAAAGACGAAGCTCGGGACTACATTGACTATGAAGAAGTAGGCGCTCCGTCGCATGTGCGGCATACAAATCGACCTAGCAAACTCACTGTCTCAGTGGCAATTCTATTTGTGttcgctgctgttgccaATTTGAGTGTCTGGATTTGGGTCACTCGCAGTCCTCGAAATGCGCTGGATGAAGAGTGGAATCACTGCGGACGGTCAAGCACAGAAGCTATGAGACGCGGATGTGTCATGGAGCCTTTATTCTATGGCTGGATGCCCAGGCAGTGCGTATATCAGGAGCTCACCGACCGTTATCCCGTGTTTGAGGATAGAAAATGGTATCTTGAACAGGATATGATT AATGAGGTTGACGCGGCAGCACTCTGGCGCGGTGACAACGTCAAAGTCTACACGCATATTTACCACGGAGAGCATTGTATGTTTCAATGGCGAAAGATTATGTTTGCCATGGAAAACCAGGAGCGGTACATCGACAACAAAACAATCAGTGTTCATCACTCCAAGCACTGCGCAGACCAGATTACGGAGGGGCATATCGAAGGAGATGACGCAGTTAATGAAGTGGAGCTTGGCTTCTATCGATGTAGAAATGCTCTCTGGGCGAGCTAG
- a CDS encoding uncharacterized protein (EggNog:ENOG41) — protein MNTPLGGFLLVRHNETYSQGWGVSMFHSIHCLGILRSTMQNYFGLASDNGGHGAHAHGQRDGATLHVGERNHVEHCLGYIGRALLCNGDDTLEPPFTKYDAEGNIVLSAVSGQGHQHSCRDSTLAWKTVLASEENPVQSFDWSPGATIRSVFGKK, from the exons ATGAACACTCCTCTTGGCGGTTTTCTCTTGGTTCGACATAACGAGACGTATAGCCAAGGTTGGGGCGTTAGCATGTTCCATAGCATCCATTGCTTGGGGATACTGCGCTCTACGATGCAAAATTACTTCGGTCTTGCCTCCGACAATGGTGGCCATGGAGCGCATGCGCATGGCCAGCGCGATGGCGCAACCTTGCATGTAGGCGAGAGAAACCATGTAGAACACTGCTTAGGATATATCGGTCGA GCACTGTTATGCAATGGCGATGACACTCTGGAGCCACCATTTACGAAATATGATGCTGAGGGCAATATAGTACTAAGTGCTGTCAGTGGGCAAGGGCATCAGCATTCTTGCCGTGACTCGACGCTGGCTTGGAAGACTGTGCTTGCGTCTGAGGAGAATCCTGTCCAATCTTTCGATTGGTCTCCGGGAGCCACAATCCGGAGTGTTTTTGGGAAGAAATAG
- a CDS encoding uncharacterized protein (MEROPS:MER0047718~EggNog:ENOG41~SECRETED:SignalP(1-18)): MVLLRSLFLPLAAALVSGSSKKAGRALIIELDEKSTTLDAFTQSASDINYTVRRTFNASGIFTGIAIDILDGSDLNETKSRLDAIPGVVGVADIVQYEIPPIKSTFIAPLGDSSPLTRRVDVSEDLGFTLRMGGVDKAHAIGIKGEGISIGFIDTGIYYDHPALGGGYGSGKKIVGGYSFITDEGKLVDSDDPYSDCSQSDHATHVAGIIGMDPLQAPDGFPISGVAPEASLYAYRIFGCGLGGVAREGGTTDLVLQAMLKAFEDGVDIISMSLSINGGMTGELPSYDPVTATAQQIKNAGVAIIVAMGNGASGSLYANNLYVETFPGELSSVVAVASIANSNYPLIYTATDEYGAELHYSNEHPIQATEGLDVYLIPGDACDTIDWKGVVDDIQTSGNLSTTIIALSVSASCTLSGMACCGNTVPPYLLGFYGNDTNPYDLDYESILPYRFNNGSTQAYTVLEPDSDTFFSNYNTSGGYGKYKLFFGNSTYINPKQSLGGMVDSYSDWGPVRLTYELKPQIAAPGGHILSTFPESIGSYGVISGTSMATPYIAGCFALVKSQFPNWSVDDILIALQTTAQPTVWAWNQSLLATTAQQGAGLVNVYDAITTSTRVSPGQLAVTDNNSTSFGLANITVENNGNSTQTYTLGHRGAGYTHENVGYGEVAQIANFGSAEFATPTFELEPGETTEIPIRLSYPPLAIDVSRLPLFSGYIDIVPVTGANLSIPYIGPGFSPYNMDYITYLNATPTYPGLPWLSFPNDNGSNYNDGFSAVDSSTEYSFSLHVQQFSNLSRVDIVPANTTLKAHFNAANFTLPSNYTYLPSTSQPTSTLFGEPSYGNLWIVEGLTQPQSIFLGGTGLNVTDDSGAKLCLGSGDYRWFFSILRLGGDATLIEDYDTWLGPVVRLLDG, encoded by the exons ATGGTTCTTTTGCGGTCACTTTTCCTTCCTCTGGCAGCTGCTCTTGTGTCAGGCTCCTCTAAAAAAGCTGGCAGGGCTTTGATCATTGAATTGGATGAGAAATCAACCACTCTAGATGCGTTCACACAGAGTGCCAGCGACATCAATTATACTGTCCGGCGTACTTTTAATGCCTCCGGGATATTCACTGGCATTGCTATCGATATACTCGACGGCAGTGATTTAAATGAAACAAAATCGCGCCTTGATGCTATACCCGGCGTCGTCGGCGTAGCCGATATTGTCCAATATGAGATCCCTCCGATAAAGAGCACATTTATCGCCCCCTTAGGTGATAGCTCGCCACTCACACGCCGCGTTGATGTCTCTGAGGATTTGGGGTTCACTCTACGAATGGGTGGTGTTGACAAAGCCCATGCTATAGGTATAAAGGGGGAGGGAATAAGTATCGGCTTCATTGATACTGGAATTTATTACGATCACCCTGCTCTTGGTGGCGGCTATGGAAGTGGTAAAAAGATTGTTGGAGGATACTCTTTTATTACAGACGAAGGAAAATTAGTCGACAGCGACGATCCATATTCTGATTGTTCCCAGTCAGACCATGCGACACATGTGGCAG GCATCATTGGGATGGACCCATTACAGGCCCCCGATGGCTTCCCTATATCTGGTGTTGCCCCTGAGGCATCTCTGTATGCTTATCGCATCTTCGGCTGCGGTTTGGGTGGGGTGGCAAGAGAAGGTGGTACTACTGATTTGGTCTTACAAGCAATGCTAAAAGCCTTCGAAGATGGCGTTGACATTATCAGTATGTCATTGTCAATTAACGGAGGAATGACTGGGGAGCTACCATCGTATGACCCTGTGACGGCGACTGCCCAACAAATTAAGAATGCTGGTGTTGCCATTATTGTCGCCATGGGAAATGGCGCATCAGGTTCATTATACGCAAATAACCTCTACGTCGAAACGTTCCCTGGCGAACTTTCGAGTGTTGTTGCAGTTGCCTCGATTGCCAACTCAAACTACCCACTGATCTATACAGCAACGGATGAGTACGGCGCGGAACTCCACTATTCAAATGAGCATCCTATTCAAGCAACCGAAGGACTTGATGTCTATTTGATTCCGGGTGATGCGTGTGATACAATCGACTGGAAGGGAGTTGTTGATGACATTCAAACTTCAGGGAATCTAAGCACCACTATCATCGCTCTGAGTGTTAGCGCGTCATGTACGTTGTCAGGCATGGCATGCTGCGGCAACACAGTCCCGCCTTACCTACTTGGCTTTTACGGTAACGATACAAATCCATACGATCTGGATTATGAGAGTATCCTGCCATACCGATTTAATAATGGGTCAACTCAAGCATACACGGTGCTAGAGCCCGATTCAGATACATTCTTCAGCAACTACAATACTTCTGGGGGATATGGGAAATATAAGTTGTTTTTTGGCAACTCTACATATATCAACCCTAAACAGAGTTTAGGCGGAATGGTGGACTCATATAGTGACTGGGGTCCCGTTAGGCTTACATATGAGCTTAAACCGCAGATTGCGGCTCCAGGAGGCCATATTTTGTCCACTTTCCCAGAAAGTATAGGCAGCTATGGTGTTATATCTGGAACATCCATGGCAACACCTTACATTGCTGGCTGCTTCGCGCTCGTCAAGTCCCAGTTCCCTAATTGGTCAGTCGACGATATCTTGATCGCATTGCAAACTACGGCCCAACCAACGGTTTGGGCATGGAACCAGAGCTTGTTGGCGACCACTGCTCAACAGGGAGCTGGCTTAGTCAATGTCTACGATGCCATCACAACATCCACCCGCGTCTCTCCAGGACAGCTAGCTGTCACAGATAATAACAGTACTTCATTCGGCCTAGCCAACATCACCGTCGAAAACAACGGAAACTCTACTCAGACATATACGCTTGGCCATCGCGGAGCAGGCTATACGCATGAAAACGTCGGTTACGGCGAAGTGGCGCAGATTGCCAATTTTGGATCGGCAGAATTTGCAACCCCTACCTTCGAGCTGGAGCCCGGTGAGACAACGGAAATCCCTATACGACTGTCTTACCCGCCTCTTGCAATCGATGTGAGCCGGTTGCCCCTCTTTTCGGGTTATATTGATATAGTTCCCGTGACAGGAGCGAACCTCAGTATCCCGTATATAGGTCCAGGCTTCTCACCCTACAACATGGATTACATAACTTATCTAAATGCCACGCCTACGTATCCAGGCCTTCCATGGCTCTCATTCCCAAACGACAATGGAAGTAACTACAACGATGGATTTTCTGCGGTAGACTCATCTACAGAATATTCATTTAGCCTACATGTCCAGCAGTTCTCGAATCTATCGAGGGTGGATATTGTCCCGGCAAACACAACGTTAAAGGCTCACTTTAACGCTGCAAACTTTACCCTCCCTTCGAACTATACGTATCTCCCTTCTACTAGCCAGCCTACTTCGACTCTGTTTGGCGAACCAAGCTATGGCAACCTTTGGATCGTGGAAGGACTGACGCAGCCCCAGAGCATTTTTCTTGGAGGCACAGGTCTAAACGTCACAGATGACAGCGGTGCAAAACTTTGCTTAGGCTCTGGTGATTATAGATGGTTTTTTAGCATATTGAGATTGGGCGGCGATGCTACACTAATCGAAGACTATGATACTTGGCTAGGTCCAGTTGTTCGGTTGCTAGATGGATAG